From Strix uralensis isolate ZFMK-TIS-50842 chromosome 1, bStrUra1, whole genome shotgun sequence, a single genomic window includes:
- the WASHC5 gene encoding WASH complex subunit 5 isoform X5 has protein sequence MVDFLAENNLCGQAVLRIISCGNAIIAELLRLSEFIPGVFRLKDKADQQKYGDIIFDFSYFKGPETCEGKLEAKPELLDLDEEFRENNIEILTRFYLAFQSVHKYIVDLNRYLDDLNEGIYIQQTLETVLLNEDGKQLLCEALYLYGVMLLVIDQKIEGEVRERMLVSYYRYSAARSSADSNLDDICKLLRSTGYSSQPGAKRPPNYPESYFSRVPISETFISMVIGRLRSDDIYNQVSAYPLPEHRSTALATQAAMLYVILYFDPSILHTQQAKMREIVDKYFPDNWVISIYMGITVNLAEAWEPYKAAKTALNYTLDLSNVKEQASRYAAVTERVHTQVQQFLKEGCLREELVLDNIPKLLNCLRDCNVAIRWLMLHTADTACDPNNKRLRQIKDQILTDSRYNPRILFQLLLDTAQFEFILKEMFKQMLSEKQTKWENYKKEGSERMTELADVFSGVKPLTRVEKNENLQAWFREISKQIMSLNYDDSTAAGRKTVQLIQALEEVQEFHQLETNLQVCQFLADTRKFLHQMIRTINIKEEVLITMQIVGDLSYAWQLIDSFTSIMQESIRVSPSMVTKLRATFLKLASALDLPLLRINQANSPDLLSVSQYYSGELVSYVRKVLQIIPESMFTSLLKIIKLQTHDIIEVPTRLDKDKLRDYAQLGPRYEVAKLTHAISIFTEGILMMKTTLVGIIKVDPKQLLEDGIRKELVKRVALALHRGLIFNPRAKPSELMPKLKEMAATMDGFHRSFEYIQDYVNIYGLKIWQEEVSRIINYNVEQECNNFLRTKIQDWQSIYQSTHIPIPKFTPVDESVTFIGRLCREILRITDPKITCYIDQMNTWYDIKTHQEVTNSRLFSEIQDTLGTFGLNGLDRLLCFMIVKELQNFLSMFQKNIWRDRTVQDTLKTLMNAVSPLKGIIANSNKVYSTAIAKTQKIWTAYLDSIMKV, from the exons atggttGATTTTCTAGCTGAAAACAATCTTTGTGGTCAGGCAGTTCTTCGGATTATCTCCTGTGGAAATGCTATCATTGCAGAACTTCTGAGACTTTCTGAATTTATTCCTGGTGTTTTCAGGCTAAAGGACAAGGCTGATCAACAGAAGTATGGGGATATCATATttgatttcagttattttaag GGGCCTGAGACATGTGAAGGCAAACTGGAAGCCAAACCTGAGTTACTGGATTTAGATGAAGAATTTCGTGAAAACAACATTGAAATTTTGACAAGATTTTACCTAGCTTTTCAGAGTGTACATAAATACATTGTAGATTTAAACAG ATATTTAGATGACCTCAATGAAGGAATTTACATTCAGCAAACATTAGAAACAGTCCTCCTTAATGAAGATGGAAAACAGCTTCTA TGTGAAGCGCTCTATTTGTATGGAGTCATGCTACTGGTCATTGACCAGAAGATTGAAGGAGAAGTCAGAGAAAGAATGTTGGTTTCCTACTACAGATACAG TGCAGCCCGATCCTCTGCTGATTCCAATTTAGATGATATCTGTAAATTGCTTCGAAGCACTGGATACTCAAGCCAACCTGGAGCTAAAAGACCTCCAAACTACCCTGAGAGTTACTTCAGCAGGGTACCCATAAGTGAAACATTCATTAGCATGGTTATTGGCCGCTTACGGTCAGATGACATTTATAACCAG GTTTCAGCATATCCATTACCAGAACACCGCAGCACTGCCCTGGCTACTCAGGCTGCTATGCTCTATGTGATACTGTATTTTGACCCTTCTATTCTTCACACTCAGCAAGCAAAAATGAGAGAGATAGTGGATAAATACTTTCCAGATAATTGg GTCATTAGCATTTACATGGGAATCACTGTAAATCTAGCAGAAGCATGGGAACCCTACAAAGCTGCTAAAACTGCCCTCAACTACACGCTGGATCTTTCAAATGTCAAAGAGCAG GCAAGCAGATACGCTGCAGTCACTGAGCGAGTGCACACTCAGGTGCAGCAGTTTCTCAAAGAGGGCTGTCTGAGGGAAGAGCTGGTGCTGGACAATATTCCGAAGCTGCTGAATTGCCTGCGAGACTGCAATGTAGCAATCCGCTGGCTGATGCTTCACACTGCAGACACAG CTTGTGATCCAAATAACAAACGTCTCCGCCAGATAAAGGATCAAATTCTAACAGACTCAAGGTACAATCCCAGGATCCTTTTCCAGCTCCTTCTGGATACAGCTCAATTTGAATTCATTTTGAAAGAG ATGTTCAAGCAGATGCTGTCAGAGAAACAAACGAAGTGGGAGAACTATAAAAAAGAGGGATCTGAAAGGATGACTGAGCTTGCTGACGTCTTCTCAGGAGTTAAACCTCTTACTAGAGTGGAGAAAAATG AAAATCTTCAAGCTTGGTTCAGAGAAATCTCCAAGCAAATAATGTCTCTAAACTATGATGATTCCACTGCAGCAGGCAGAAAAACTGTGCAGCTAATCCAGGCACTGGAGGAG gtcCAAGAGTTTCACCAGCTGGAAACTAACCTGCAAGTTTGCCAGTTTCTGGCTGACACCCGCAAATTTCTCCATCAGATGATCCGAACTATCAACATTAAAGAAGAGGTTTTGATCACCATGCAGATAGTTGGTGATCTTTCTTATGCTTGGCAATTAATAGACAG CTTTACCTCTATTATGCAGGAAAGCATAAGAGTCAGTCCATCTATGGTAACTAAACTCAGAGCCACTTTCCTGAAG CTTGCTTCTGCGCTTGACCTGCCGCTTCTCCGCATCAATCAAGCAAACAGTCCCGATCTTCTCAGTGTATCACAGTATTATTCTGGCGAGTTGGTTTCCTATGTAAGAAAG GTTTTACAGATAATTCCAGAAAGCATGTTTACATCTCTTCTCAAAATTATAAAGCTTCAAACTCATGATATTATTGAAGTGCCTACTCGCCTTGATAAGGACAAGCTACGAGATTATGCTCAGCTTGGACCACGATACGAG GTTGCCAAGCTAACCCATGCAATTTCAATCTTCACTGAAGGTATCCTCATGATGAAAACTACTTTAGTTGGTATCATCAAG GTGGACCCAAAACAGTTACTAGAGGATGGAATAAGGAAAGAGCTAGTAAAACGTGTAGCTCTAGCCCTTCACAGGGGACTCATCTTTAATCCTAGAGCTAAG CCAAGCGAACTGATGCCCAAACTGAAAGAAATGGCAGCTACAATGGATGGGTTCCATCGATCATTTGAATATATCCAGGATTATGTCAACATATATGGTTTAAAAATTTGGCAAGAGGAAGTGTCTCGTATTATTAACTACAATGTGGAGCAGGAGTGCAATAACTTCTTAAGAACAAAG atTCAAGACTGGCAAAGCATATACCAGTCTACTCATATTCCTATACCAAAATTCACACCTGTGGATGAATCTGTAACATTTATTGGTCGACTTTGTAGAGAAATCCTGAGGATCACAGACCCAAA AATCACATGTTACATTGACCAAATGAACACCTGGTATGATATCAAAACTCATCAGGAAGTAACCAATAGTCGTCTCTTCTCGGAGATCCAAGATACTTTAGGTACCTTTGGTCTCAATGGTTTAGACAGGCTGCTGTGCTTCATGATTGTAAAGGAACTGCAG
- the WASHC5 gene encoding WASH complex subunit 5 isoform X4, which translates to MVDFLAENNLCGQAVLRIISCGNAIIAELLRLSEFIPGVFRLKDKADQQKYGDIIFDFSYFKGPETCEGKLEAKPELLDLDEEFRENNIEILTRFYLAFQSVHKYIVDLNRYLDDLNEGIYIQQTLETVLLNEDGKQLLCEALYLYGVMLLVIDQKIEGEVRERMLVSYYRYSAARSSADSNLDDICKLLRSTGYSSQPGAKRPPNYPESYFSRVPISETFISMVIGRLRSDDIYNQVSAYPLPEHRSTALATQAAMLYVILYFDPSILHTQQAKMREIVDKYFPDNWVISIYMGITVNLAEAWEPYKAAKTALNYTLDLSNVKEQASRYAAVTERVHTQVQQFLKEGCLREELVLDNIPKLLNCLRDCNVAIRWLMLHTADTACDPNNKRLRQIKDQILTDSRYNPRILFQLLLDTAQFEFILKEMFKQMLSEKQTKWENYKKEGSERMTELADVFSGVKPLTRVEKNENLQAWFREISKQIMSLNYDDSTAAGRKTVQLIQALEEVQEFHQLETNLQVCQFLADTRKFLHQMIRTINIKEEVLITMQIVGDLSYAWQLIDSFTSIMQESIRVSPSMVTKLRATFLKLASALDLPLLRINQANSPDLLSVSQYYSGELVSYVRKVLQIIPESMFTSLLKIIKLQTHDIIEVPTRLDKDKLRDYAQLGPRYEVAKLTHAISIFTEGILMMKTTLVGIIKVDPKQLLEDGIRKELVKRVALALHRGLIFNPRAKPSELMPKLKEMAATMDGFHRSFEYIQDYVNIYGLKIWQEEVSRIINYNVEQECNNFLRTKIQDWQSIYQSTHIPIPKFTPVDESVTFIGRLCREILRITDPKITCYIDQMNTWYDIKTHQEVTNSRLFSEIQDTLGTFGLNGLDRLLCFMIVKELQNFLSMFQKNIWRDRTVQDTLKTLMNAVSPLKGIIANSNKVYSTAIAKTQKIWTAYLDSIMKVGQMQILRRQITNELNYSCRFDSKHLAAALENLNK; encoded by the exons atggttGATTTTCTAGCTGAAAACAATCTTTGTGGTCAGGCAGTTCTTCGGATTATCTCCTGTGGAAATGCTATCATTGCAGAACTTCTGAGACTTTCTGAATTTATTCCTGGTGTTTTCAGGCTAAAGGACAAGGCTGATCAACAGAAGTATGGGGATATCATATttgatttcagttattttaag GGGCCTGAGACATGTGAAGGCAAACTGGAAGCCAAACCTGAGTTACTGGATTTAGATGAAGAATTTCGTGAAAACAACATTGAAATTTTGACAAGATTTTACCTAGCTTTTCAGAGTGTACATAAATACATTGTAGATTTAAACAG ATATTTAGATGACCTCAATGAAGGAATTTACATTCAGCAAACATTAGAAACAGTCCTCCTTAATGAAGATGGAAAACAGCTTCTA TGTGAAGCGCTCTATTTGTATGGAGTCATGCTACTGGTCATTGACCAGAAGATTGAAGGAGAAGTCAGAGAAAGAATGTTGGTTTCCTACTACAGATACAG TGCAGCCCGATCCTCTGCTGATTCCAATTTAGATGATATCTGTAAATTGCTTCGAAGCACTGGATACTCAAGCCAACCTGGAGCTAAAAGACCTCCAAACTACCCTGAGAGTTACTTCAGCAGGGTACCCATAAGTGAAACATTCATTAGCATGGTTATTGGCCGCTTACGGTCAGATGACATTTATAACCAG GTTTCAGCATATCCATTACCAGAACACCGCAGCACTGCCCTGGCTACTCAGGCTGCTATGCTCTATGTGATACTGTATTTTGACCCTTCTATTCTTCACACTCAGCAAGCAAAAATGAGAGAGATAGTGGATAAATACTTTCCAGATAATTGg GTCATTAGCATTTACATGGGAATCACTGTAAATCTAGCAGAAGCATGGGAACCCTACAAAGCTGCTAAAACTGCCCTCAACTACACGCTGGATCTTTCAAATGTCAAAGAGCAG GCAAGCAGATACGCTGCAGTCACTGAGCGAGTGCACACTCAGGTGCAGCAGTTTCTCAAAGAGGGCTGTCTGAGGGAAGAGCTGGTGCTGGACAATATTCCGAAGCTGCTGAATTGCCTGCGAGACTGCAATGTAGCAATCCGCTGGCTGATGCTTCACACTGCAGACACAG CTTGTGATCCAAATAACAAACGTCTCCGCCAGATAAAGGATCAAATTCTAACAGACTCAAGGTACAATCCCAGGATCCTTTTCCAGCTCCTTCTGGATACAGCTCAATTTGAATTCATTTTGAAAGAG ATGTTCAAGCAGATGCTGTCAGAGAAACAAACGAAGTGGGAGAACTATAAAAAAGAGGGATCTGAAAGGATGACTGAGCTTGCTGACGTCTTCTCAGGAGTTAAACCTCTTACTAGAGTGGAGAAAAATG AAAATCTTCAAGCTTGGTTCAGAGAAATCTCCAAGCAAATAATGTCTCTAAACTATGATGATTCCACTGCAGCAGGCAGAAAAACTGTGCAGCTAATCCAGGCACTGGAGGAG gtcCAAGAGTTTCACCAGCTGGAAACTAACCTGCAAGTTTGCCAGTTTCTGGCTGACACCCGCAAATTTCTCCATCAGATGATCCGAACTATCAACATTAAAGAAGAGGTTTTGATCACCATGCAGATAGTTGGTGATCTTTCTTATGCTTGGCAATTAATAGACAG CTTTACCTCTATTATGCAGGAAAGCATAAGAGTCAGTCCATCTATGGTAACTAAACTCAGAGCCACTTTCCTGAAG CTTGCTTCTGCGCTTGACCTGCCGCTTCTCCGCATCAATCAAGCAAACAGTCCCGATCTTCTCAGTGTATCACAGTATTATTCTGGCGAGTTGGTTTCCTATGTAAGAAAG GTTTTACAGATAATTCCAGAAAGCATGTTTACATCTCTTCTCAAAATTATAAAGCTTCAAACTCATGATATTATTGAAGTGCCTACTCGCCTTGATAAGGACAAGCTACGAGATTATGCTCAGCTTGGACCACGATACGAG GTTGCCAAGCTAACCCATGCAATTTCAATCTTCACTGAAGGTATCCTCATGATGAAAACTACTTTAGTTGGTATCATCAAG GTGGACCCAAAACAGTTACTAGAGGATGGAATAAGGAAAGAGCTAGTAAAACGTGTAGCTCTAGCCCTTCACAGGGGACTCATCTTTAATCCTAGAGCTAAG CCAAGCGAACTGATGCCCAAACTGAAAGAAATGGCAGCTACAATGGATGGGTTCCATCGATCATTTGAATATATCCAGGATTATGTCAACATATATGGTTTAAAAATTTGGCAAGAGGAAGTGTCTCGTATTATTAACTACAATGTGGAGCAGGAGTGCAATAACTTCTTAAGAACAAAG atTCAAGACTGGCAAAGCATATACCAGTCTACTCATATTCCTATACCAAAATTCACACCTGTGGATGAATCTGTAACATTTATTGGTCGACTTTGTAGAGAAATCCTGAGGATCACAGACCCAAA AATCACATGTTACATTGACCAAATGAACACCTGGTATGATATCAAAACTCATCAGGAAGTAACCAATAGTCGTCTCTTCTCGGAGATCCAAGATACTTTAGGTACCTTTGGTCTCAATGGTTTAGACAGGCTGCTGTGCTTCATGATTGTAAAGGAACTGCAG